The following are from one region of the Polynucleobacter sp. MWH-CaK5 genome:
- a CDS encoding succinate dehydrogenase assembly factor 2: MPIPSETLSLLRWRARRGLLENDLMMERFFERFHDQIEEDDLGPLNTLLDLSDNDLMDLLLRRKEPEGELANEGVHRVLAMLRPVRN; the protein is encoded by the coding sequence ATGCCGATACCATCTGAAACCTTGTCGCTCTTGCGTTGGCGTGCGCGACGAGGTTTGTTAGAAAATGATTTGATGATGGAGCGCTTCTTCGAGCGCTTTCATGATCAGATTGAAGAGGATGACTTAGGGCCTCTCAATACTTTGTTGGATCTTAGTGACAATGACTTGATGGATTTGTTGCTGCGTCGCAAGGAACCGGAGGGGGAACTTGCGAATGAAGGTGTGCATCGTGTCCTAGCCATGTTGCGCCCAGTTAGAAATTAA
- the sdhD gene encoding succinate dehydrogenase, hydrophobic membrane anchor protein, translated as MANNNIGPKRIVVGAHYGLKDWLLQRVTAVILIVFTLILLVSFLLGDATYEAWSGLFANQIMKLITLLAIMSLLYHAWIGVRDIWMDYIKPVSIRLTLHVLTALWLIGCLGYTAQILWRV; from the coding sequence ATGGCTAATAACAATATCGGACCAAAGCGCATCGTTGTTGGTGCCCATTACGGCCTTAAAGACTGGTTGTTGCAACGTGTGACAGCAGTCATTTTGATTGTCTTTACATTAATTTTGTTGGTGTCATTTTTGCTAGGTGATGCAACGTATGAAGCTTGGTCTGGCTTATTCGCCAACCAGATCATGAAGTTGATCACATTGCTGGCCATCATGAGTTTGTTGTATCACGCATGGATTGGTGTTCGCGACATTTGGATGGATTACATCAAGCCAGTGAGCATCCGTTTGACACTGCACGTATTAACCGCGTTATGGCTAATTGGTTGTTTAGGCTATACCGCTCAAATCCTTTGGAGGGTGTAA
- a CDS encoding succinate dehydrogenase iron-sulfur subunit: MSDTRIFEVYRYDPEVDAAPRMQSYEVELDGSERMLLDALMKLKKMDETLSFRRSCREGVCGSDAMNINGKNGLACLTNMLTLPKKISLRPLPGLPVVRDLIVDMTQFFKQYHSIRPYLVNDIPPPEKERLQSPEEREELDGLYECILCASCSTSCPSFWWNPDKFVGPAGLLQAYRFIADSRDQVTSERLDNLEDPYRLFRCHTIMNCVDVCPKGLNPTKAIGKIKELMVRRAV; this comes from the coding sequence ATGAGCGATACACGTATATTTGAAGTCTACCGTTACGATCCAGAAGTCGATGCAGCGCCACGCATGCAAAGTTATGAAGTGGAGTTGGATGGTTCTGAGCGCATGTTGTTAGATGCGTTGATGAAGCTAAAGAAGATGGATGAGACTTTGTCTTTCCGTCGCTCTTGCCGTGAAGGTGTTTGTGGTTCTGATGCCATGAATATCAATGGTAAGAATGGCTTGGCTTGCTTGACCAATATGTTGACTTTGCCAAAGAAGATTTCTTTGCGTCCACTACCTGGCTTGCCAGTGGTGCGTGACTTGATCGTTGACATGACTCAGTTCTTCAAGCAATACCACTCGATTCGTCCTTATTTGGTGAACGATATTCCGCCGCCAGAGAAAGAGCGTTTGCAAAGCCCAGAAGAGCGTGAAGAGTTGGATGGTTTGTATGAGTGCATCTTGTGTGCTTCATGCTCAACATCTTGCCCATCGTTCTGGTGGAACCCAGATAAGTTCGTGGGTCCAGCTGGTTTGTTGCAAGCATATCGCTTCATCGCTGACAGCCGTGATCAGGTGACATCTGAGCGTTTGGATAACTTAGAAGATCCATACCGTTTGTTCCGTTGCCACACCATCATGAACTGTGTGGACGTTTGTCCTAAAGGATTGAACCCAACAAAAGCGATTGGTAAGATCAAAGAGTTAATGGTTCGACGAGCTGTTTAA
- the gltA gene encoding citrate synthase produces MNATNEKATLSFSDGTPAIELPIYKGVVGPDVIDIRKLYGQTGKFTYDPGFMSTASCNSKITYIDGDKGELLYRGYQIQDLATNCDFLESCYLLLKGELPNAAQKKEFDDLVMHHTMVHEQMQFFLRGFRRDAHPMAVLTGLVGAMAAFYHDGLDINDAHQREVSQIRLIAKMPTLVAMAYKYSVGQPMIYPKNNLSYTANFMQMMFATPCEEYKVNDVLVRALDRIFILHADHEQNASTSTVRLAGSSGTNPFAAIAAGVACLWGPAHGGANEACLQMLEEIQANDGVEKIDEFIAKVKDKNSGVRLMGFGHRVYKNFDPRAKLMRETCYEVLKELGLENDPLFKLAMTLEKIALEDEYFVSRKLYPNVDFYSGIVQRALGIPTEMFTCIFALARTVGWISQWEEMITDSEYKIGRPRQLFVGSPTRTVQPIAKR; encoded by the coding sequence ATGAACGCTACAAATGAAAAAGCCACGTTATCGTTCTCAGATGGCACACCAGCCATTGAGTTGCCAATTTATAAGGGTGTTGTTGGCCCTGACGTGATTGATATTCGCAAACTTTATGGTCAAACGGGTAAGTTCACTTATGACCCAGGTTTTATGTCTACAGCTTCATGTAACTCAAAGATCACTTATATCGATGGTGATAAAGGTGAGTTGCTTTATCGCGGTTACCAGATCCAAGATTTGGCCACTAACTGTGACTTCTTAGAGTCTTGCTATTTATTATTAAAAGGCGAGTTGCCAAATGCAGCTCAAAAGAAAGAATTTGATGACTTGGTCATGCACCACACGATGGTTCATGAGCAAATGCAATTCTTCTTGCGCGGCTTCCGCCGTGACGCGCACCCAATGGCCGTGTTAACAGGTTTGGTTGGTGCGATGGCTGCTTTCTATCATGATGGTTTGGACATCAATGATGCTCACCAACGTGAAGTGTCACAAATTCGTTTGATCGCAAAAATGCCAACATTGGTTGCGATGGCTTACAAGTATTCAGTTGGCCAGCCAATGATTTACCCAAAGAACAATCTTTCATACACAGCTAACTTCATGCAAATGATGTTTGCAACTCCTTGTGAAGAGTACAAGGTGAATGATGTGTTGGTCAGAGCTTTGGACCGTATCTTTATTTTGCATGCTGATCATGAGCAAAATGCTTCAACTTCAACGGTCCGCTTGGCTGGTTCTTCAGGCACCAATCCATTTGCTGCGATTGCTGCTGGTGTGGCTTGCTTGTGGGGTCCTGCTCACGGCGGCGCTAACGAAGCTTGCTTGCAGATGTTGGAAGAGATTCAAGCCAACGATGGCGTTGAGAAGATTGACGAGTTCATTGCTAAAGTTAAAGACAAGAACTCTGGCGTTCGTTTGATGGGCTTTGGTCACCGCGTTTACAAAAACTTTGACCCACGCGCTAAATTGATGCGTGAAACTTGCTACGAAGTTCTTAAGGAATTAGGTCTTGAGAATGATCCGTTGTTCAAGTTGGCAATGACACTTGAGAAGATTGCTTTGGAAGACGAGTACTTCGTGAGCCGCAAGCTGTATCCAAACGTAGACTTCTACTCAGGCATCGTTCAGCGTGCATTAGGTATTCCAACAGAGATGTTTACTTGTATTTTTGCTCTTGCACGTACAGTGGGTTGGATTTCACAGTGGGAAGAAATGATCACTGATTCAGAATACAAGATTGGTCGTCCACGTCAGTTGTTTGTTGGTAGCCCAACACGCACTGTTCAGCCGATCGCCAAGCGTTAA
- a CDS encoding DUF2863 family protein, giving the protein MSSYRPKNSSRISPEAERLVSDALSLAASGSRVEDIFWETKLLDRLLRLLHAQNQNAIESALDQTLKINPIAFDSLAENAETLAESLTLEQDGKSWDVVLIAIPIIARTRYSIPSGKLSSESIAATGNLLHDQIVAQDALIALVPWLYSIDQMPHSHCQTRLLLEKLASAAVNAGEIKLELRDMPETIPVLADPRYIVGAVAAPSGGPIFRWQEDAPRRQERSVCLQNWQTGMQDTIAAIMPGCEFELSLPEAYFTNCREADRKIRPLSILAAVNYLESMLNVEPAGLSCIIAGFGDEQCDEYRISFALKGSKEILYGVVWPLYDRETVANDSINDISIEDSPIREIYDTIKNSGVEDQLRHPELFSLEMCEDCGVPMFVDRAGEIVHAEMPDDTPSQQPLFH; this is encoded by the coding sequence ATGTCTAGTTATCGCCCTAAAAATTCCTCACGCATTTCACCTGAAGCAGAACGATTGGTTTCTGATGCTCTGTCATTGGCAGCTTCGGGCAGTCGCGTAGAAGATATTTTTTGGGAAACTAAGTTGCTGGATCGTTTATTGCGCTTATTGCATGCGCAAAATCAAAATGCGATTGAGAGCGCATTGGATCAAACACTCAAGATCAATCCTATTGCTTTTGACTCATTGGCAGAGAATGCTGAAACCTTGGCGGAGTCTTTGACGCTAGAGCAAGATGGCAAGAGTTGGGATGTGGTGTTGATCGCTATTCCAATCATCGCCAGAACTCGTTACAGCATTCCTTCAGGCAAGCTCAGTTCTGAATCAATCGCTGCCACAGGTAATTTATTGCACGATCAAATCGTTGCGCAAGATGCATTGATTGCATTGGTGCCTTGGCTTTACAGCATTGATCAAATGCCTCATTCACATTGTCAAACTCGTTTGTTACTCGAGAAATTAGCGTCTGCGGCTGTGAATGCCGGAGAAATAAAATTAGAGTTGCGTGACATGCCTGAAACAATTCCTGTATTAGCTGATCCAAGATATATCGTTGGCGCAGTAGCAGCCCCATCAGGCGGCCCGATCTTTAGATGGCAAGAGGATGCGCCAAGACGACAAGAGCGCAGTGTTTGTTTACAGAATTGGCAAACAGGTATGCAAGACACGATTGCAGCAATCATGCCCGGCTGCGAATTCGAACTGTCTTTACCAGAGGCTTATTTCACCAACTGTCGTGAAGCAGATCGCAAGATCAGACCATTGAGCATTTTGGCAGCCGTCAATTATCTTGAATCAATGTTGAACGTTGAGCCCGCTGGCTTGTCTTGCATCATCGCAGGATTTGGTGATGAGCAATGCGATGAATACAGAATTTCTTTTGCCCTAAAAGGTTCTAAAGAAATCCTCTATGGCGTGGTTTGGCCTCTGTACGACAGAGAAACCGTTGCCAATGATTCAATCAATGATATTTCGATTGAAGACAGTCCTATTCGGGAAATTTATGACACGATCAAAAACTCAGGCGTTGAAGATCAGCTCAGGCACCCTGAGTTATTCAGCCTAGAGATGTGTGAAGATTGTGGCGTACCGATGTTCGTTGATCGCGCCGGTGAAATCGTTCATGCTGAAATGCCGGATGACACACCGAGTCAGCAGCCTTTGTTTCATTAA
- a CDS encoding GntR family transcriptional regulator: MTETIATFSPLYQQIKALILGSLQAGEWKPGEAIPSENDLATRFKVSQGTVRKAIDELASENLLVRRQGKGTFVATHHEDRVHFRFLRLVPDDGEPHYPKSTILDCKRLRAPAEIARLLDLKSGDAVVQIERILYFSEEATVYEEIWLPGTTFKGLSVERLVDWRGPMYALFETEFGTHMVRATERLRAVAADELSAKHLGVEQNTPLLAVERVSYTYGERPVEVRKAVYLTASHHYLNELN; encoded by the coding sequence ATGACCGAAACAATTGCAACTTTTAGCCCGCTTTATCAGCAAATCAAGGCGCTAATTTTGGGAAGCTTGCAGGCTGGAGAGTGGAAGCCTGGCGAAGCCATTCCCAGTGAAAACGACCTGGCCACCAGGTTCAAGGTCAGTCAGGGCACAGTTCGCAAGGCCATTGACGAGTTAGCCAGTGAAAATCTACTGGTTAGAAGGCAAGGCAAGGGCACTTTTGTCGCCACCCACCATGAAGACCGGGTTCATTTCCGGTTTTTGAGGCTGGTTCCCGATGACGGTGAGCCACATTACCCAAAAAGTACCATTTTGGACTGCAAGCGCTTAAGAGCTCCGGCTGAGATTGCCCGTTTATTGGATCTCAAATCTGGTGATGCGGTGGTTCAGATTGAGCGTATTCTTTATTTTTCAGAAGAAGCAACGGTTTACGAAGAAATTTGGCTTCCTGGAACCACTTTTAAGGGTTTGAGCGTCGAACGCTTGGTCGATTGGCGTGGGCCGATGTATGCCTTGTTTGAAACAGAATTTGGCACCCATATGGTGCGTGCCACTGAGCGCTTGAGAGCAGTTGCTGCCGATGAGTTATCTGCGAAGCACTTAGGAGTTGAGCAAAACACTCCACTATTAGCTGTGGAGCGTGTGTCTTACACCTACGGAGAGCGTCCAGTCGAGGTTCGTAAGGCTGTGTATTTGACCGCAAGCCATCATTATTTAAATGAATTAAATTAA
- the sdhC gene encoding succinate dehydrogenase, cytochrome b556 subunit: MPEFRNIHVFDLMKYRLPWAGKVSILHRVSGLLMFILIPFVLYLLDKSITSEISFETFKSVMAHPIIKLIVLALIWSYLHHFCAGIRFLMLDLHKGIDKYSAAKSAVGVLVVSLSLTAVCAAKLFGLF; encoded by the coding sequence ATGCCAGAATTTAGAAATATTCATGTTTTTGACTTGATGAAATATCGCCTGCCATGGGCTGGCAAAGTATCAATCTTGCATCGCGTGAGCGGCTTATTGATGTTCATTTTGATTCCATTCGTGCTTTATCTTTTAGATAAAAGCATCACTTCAGAAATCAGTTTTGAAACTTTTAAATCAGTGATGGCTCATCCGATCATCAAATTGATCGTTTTGGCTTTGATTTGGTCTTACCTTCATCACTTCTGTGCAGGTATTCGTTTCTTGATGCTAGATCTTCACAAAGGTATTGATAAATACTCAGCTGCTAAATCAGCTGTGGGTGTTCTAGTGGTTAGTTTGAGTTTGACAGCGGTGTGTGCTGCCAAGCTATTTGGTTTGTTTTAA
- a CDS encoding malate dehydrogenase: MAKAPLRVAVTGAAGQIGYSLLFRIANGDMLGKDQPVILQLLEIPDEKAQKALSGVMMEIDDCAFPLLAGMTAHSDPMTAFKDIDYAVLVGARPRGPGMERKDLLSANAQIFTAQGKALNAVAKRTVKTLVVGNPANTNAYIAMKSAPDLPAKNFTAMLRLDHNRALSQLAAKTGKAVADIEKLIVWGNHSPTMYPDYRFATIGGQSVKQMINDEEWNKNTFLPTVGKRGAAIIDARGLSSAASAANAAIDHIHDWHCGTNGKWVTMGIPSDGSYDIPKDVMYGFPVTCENGEYKIVQGLEVDAFSRERMNFTLNELTEEQEGVKHLL, translated from the coding sequence ATGGCAAAAGCACCATTGCGCGTCGCAGTTACTGGCGCAGCCGGCCAAATTGGCTATTCATTATTATTCCGCATCGCCAATGGCGACATGTTGGGCAAAGACCAACCGGTGATTTTGCAATTGTTAGAAATCCCTGATGAAAAAGCTCAAAAAGCCCTTTCAGGCGTGATGATGGAGATCGATGACTGCGCATTCCCATTGCTTGCAGGCATGACTGCTCATAGCGATCCAATGACAGCGTTCAAAGACATTGACTACGCAGTTCTAGTGGGTGCTCGTCCACGTGGCCCTGGCATGGAGCGTAAAGATCTTTTGTCAGCGAATGCACAAATTTTCACAGCTCAAGGTAAAGCCTTGAACGCAGTAGCTAAGCGCACTGTTAAGACATTGGTTGTAGGTAACCCAGCAAACACGAATGCTTATATCGCGATGAAATCAGCACCAGACCTACCAGCTAAGAATTTCACAGCGATGTTACGTTTGGACCACAACCGCGCTTTGTCACAATTGGCAGCTAAGACTGGTAAAGCAGTGGCTGACATTGAGAAATTGATCGTGTGGGGCAACCACAGCCCAACGATGTACCCTGACTATCGTTTTGCAACGATTGGTGGTCAATCAGTGAAGCAAATGATCAATGACGAAGAGTGGAACAAGAACACATTCTTGCCAACAGTTGGTAAGCGTGGCGCAGCGATCATCGATGCACGCGGTTTGTCTTCAGCAGCTTCTGCTGCGAATGCTGCCATCGATCACATCCATGATTGGCACTGCGGTACAAATGGTAAGTGGGTCACAATGGGTATTCCATCAGATGGTTCATACGACATTCCTAAGGATGTGATGTATGGCTTCCCAGTGACCTGCGAAAACGGCGAGTACAAAATTGTTCAAGGTTTAGAAGTTGATGCATTCTCACGTGAGCGCATGAATTTCACATTGAATGAATTGACTGAAGAGCAAGAAGGCGTGAAGCATTTGCTCTAA
- a CDS encoding CoA ester lyase translates to MQPSQVLFQGEALPRALPVCDHYAGTEVRMRKALALQAELGPVFDITFDCEDGAPVGKEAEHAQLVADILLSSDNRFNRVGVRIHDPSHPCWKADVETLIKQAGKKIAFVMIPKVVSATQTQSIIDEINHVAKTANIGRVIPIQVLIETHGALQDVQAIAALEQVESLSFGLMDFVSAHHGAIPGNAMDRGQFDHPLVARAMLKISAACHAHGKVPSHNVCTNINDVAIIESDTLRAKNEFGFTRKWSIHPNQIPVIVKTLSPSANEIDEACSILLAAQAAQWGPIQHEGKLHDRASYRYFWTILQKAHLTGHAIPAKAEKLL, encoded by the coding sequence ATGCAACCTAGTCAAGTGTTGTTCCAAGGTGAGGCCCTTCCGAGGGCCTTACCTGTTTGTGATCACTACGCAGGCACTGAAGTGCGCATGCGCAAAGCATTGGCTTTGCAAGCAGAACTAGGTCCCGTCTTTGATATCACGTTTGATTGTGAAGATGGCGCACCGGTCGGTAAAGAAGCAGAACATGCTCAATTAGTTGCCGACATTCTTTTAAGTTCAGATAATCGTTTCAATCGTGTGGGGGTCAGAATTCATGATCCTAGTCATCCTTGCTGGAAAGCGGATGTCGAAACTCTGATCAAGCAAGCTGGCAAAAAAATCGCCTTCGTGATGATTCCGAAAGTGGTTTCAGCCACACAAACACAAAGCATCATTGATGAAATCAATCATGTTGCTAAAACTGCCAATATTGGCCGAGTAATTCCAATTCAAGTTCTGATTGAAACTCATGGTGCACTTCAAGATGTTCAAGCCATTGCAGCGCTAGAACAAGTCGAGTCTTTGAGTTTTGGTTTGATGGATTTTGTTTCAGCCCACCACGGCGCCATCCCTGGCAATGCGATGGACCGCGGTCAATTTGATCATCCATTGGTGGCACGTGCCATGCTAAAGATTTCAGCAGCCTGTCATGCACATGGCAAAGTACCCTCTCACAACGTTTGCACCAATATCAATGATGTCGCCATCATTGAATCTGACACTTTGCGAGCCAAGAATGAATTTGGCTTCACTCGCAAATGGAGTATTCATCCAAATCAAATTCCTGTGATCGTGAAGACTTTGTCTCCATCAGCGAATGAGATTGATGAGGCCTGCTCTATTCTGTTGGCAGCCCAAGCAGCACAATGGGGACCCATCCAACATGAAGGCAAACTTCATGACCGAGCCAGTTACAGGTATTTCTGGACTATTTTGCAAAAAGCTCATTTAACTGGTCACGCCATTCCAGCCAAAGCTGAAAAGTTACTCTAA
- the yaaA gene encoding peroxide stress protein YaaA gives MLIVLSPAKSLDYDTPPSTDKHTLPIFINESAKLVTDLKKLSLQEVAELMDLSDKLAALNVARFGEWSKKFTAKNSKQAILAFNGDVYEGLDASSLNAKALDYTQEHVRVLSGLYGVLKPLDLMQPYRLEMGTSFKNTVGKDLYAFWGDKITLALKEELEKQKSKTLINLASDEYFKSVKADKLGFPIVAPVFQDEKAGKYKIVSFYAKRARGLMTRFIIDNKIDKAADLKDFDYEGYKFAPKESTDAKPVFRRKEQ, from the coding sequence ATGTTGATCGTACTTTCGCCCGCAAAAAGTTTGGACTATGACACTCCGCCTTCCACGGACAAGCATACCTTGCCTATTTTCATCAATGAATCTGCCAAGTTGGTGACAGATTTAAAGAAACTGTCTTTGCAAGAAGTTGCTGAATTGATGGATTTATCTGACAAATTGGCCGCTTTGAACGTGGCTCGCTTTGGCGAGTGGTCTAAGAAATTCACAGCTAAAAATAGCAAACAAGCTATTTTGGCGTTTAATGGAGATGTGTATGAAGGGCTTGATGCTTCATCATTGAACGCTAAGGCTTTGGATTACACCCAAGAGCATGTCAGAGTTCTTTCAGGCCTCTATGGTGTTTTAAAGCCTTTGGATTTGATGCAGCCATACCGTTTGGAAATGGGTACTTCATTCAAAAATACGGTTGGTAAAGATCTCTATGCTTTTTGGGGTGACAAAATCACCTTGGCTTTAAAAGAAGAGCTTGAAAAACAAAAATCTAAAACCTTGATTAACTTGGCTTCAGACGAGTACTTTAAATCTGTTAAAGCTGACAAATTAGGTTTCCCAATCGTCGCCCCTGTCTTTCAGGATGAGAAAGCTGGCAAATACAAGATTGTTTCTTTCTATGCCAAGCGTGCAAGAGGTTTGATGACTCGTTTCATCATTGATAACAAGATTGATAAAGCAGCTGACTTAAAAGACTTTGACTACGAAGGTTATAAGTTTGCCCCTAAAGAAAGCACTGATGCGAAACCTGTGTTCCGAAGAAAAGAGCAGTGA
- a CDS encoding heme-binding protein encodes MMTKQVLKFLLSFAALSMLMGGAMANEEPRYEVVKKEGDFEVRRYQPMIIAEVLVTGTLSEASNKGFRQVADFIFGNNEDPVKKQAEKIAMTAPVTIEADVSSKIAMTAPVTLEGSGGSWKLAFVMPSKFTMETLPKPKNPNITIKQMPAQQLAVVTFSGWVDEEKLAAQTTRLNEWMAKNGLKASGSAQLSRYNPPWTLPFWRRNEVWMKLD; translated from the coding sequence ATGATGACAAAACAAGTGTTGAAATTTCTTTTGAGCTTTGCAGCTCTATCTATGTTGATGGGTGGCGCGATGGCGAATGAAGAACCGCGTTATGAGGTTGTCAAAAAAGAGGGTGACTTCGAGGTTCGCCGTTATCAGCCAATGATCATTGCTGAGGTATTGGTCACCGGTACTTTGAGTGAAGCCTCTAATAAAGGATTTCGTCAGGTGGCTGACTTTATTTTTGGTAACAACGAAGACCCAGTCAAAAAGCAGGCAGAGAAAATTGCCATGACGGCACCTGTGACCATTGAAGCAGATGTATCCTCAAAAATTGCCATGACTGCGCCAGTCACATTAGAGGGCAGTGGAGGTTCATGGAAATTGGCATTTGTGATGCCTAGTAAGTTCACTATGGAAACCTTGCCTAAGCCCAAGAATCCAAATATCACGATCAAACAAATGCCAGCTCAGCAATTAGCAGTGGTGACATTCAGTGGTTGGGTGGATGAAGAAAAGTTGGCCGCACAAACTACTCGTTTGAACGAATGGATGGCTAAGAATGGTTTAAAGGCTTCTGGTTCAGCACAGTTGTCGCGTTATAACCCACCTTGGACTTTGCCATTCTGGCGCCGCAATGAAGTTTGGATGAAGTTGGATTAA
- the sdhA gene encoding succinate dehydrogenase flavoprotein subunit, which produces MAAIKTALPTRRFDVVIVGAGGAGMRASLQLAEAGLNVAVLSKVFPTRSHTVAAQGGIGASLGNMSDDNWHYHFFDTVKGSDWLGDQDAIEFMCREAPKVVYELEHYGMPFDRNPDGTIYQRPFGGHTANYGEKAVQRACAAADRTGHALLHTLYQRNVRAKTHFFVEWMALDIIRDSEGDVVGVTALEMETGEVHILQAKCVMFATGGAGRIWQASTNAFINTGDGMGMAARAGVPLEDMEFWQFHPTGVAGAGVLLTEGCRGEGAILLNSSGERFMERYAPTLKDLAPRDFISRCMDQEIKEGRGCGPNKDYIELDLTHLGADTIHKRLPSVYEIGINFANVDVTKNPIPVVPTIHYQMGGIPTNIHGQVVAPKNGNPNEVINGFYAMGECSCVSVHGANRLGTNSLLDLLVFGRAAGNHVVETALKQKEFKPLPADAADSSLSRLAKLDNSTSGEYTQDVANDIRSTMQKHCGVFRTQELMDGGVAKMGTITERAKSIHLKDKSKVFNTARIEALELENLVEAANATMISAAARKESRGAHAHDDHPERNDQQWMKHTLWYSEGNKLDYKPVKLTPLTVESIPPKVRTF; this is translated from the coding sequence ATGGCTGCCATCAAGACAGCATTACCTACACGTCGTTTTGACGTTGTTATCGTTGGTGCCGGCGGTGCCGGTATGCGAGCTTCATTGCAATTGGCTGAAGCTGGCCTAAACGTTGCAGTTCTCTCAAAAGTTTTCCCAACACGTTCACACACAGTGGCAGCGCAGGGCGGTATCGGTGCTTCATTGGGTAACATGAGTGATGACAATTGGCACTACCACTTCTTTGACACAGTCAAAGGTTCTGACTGGTTGGGTGACCAAGATGCGATCGAGTTCATGTGTCGTGAAGCTCCAAAAGTTGTTTATGAGTTAGAGCATTACGGTATGCCTTTTGACCGTAATCCAGATGGCACTATTTATCAGCGTCCATTCGGTGGTCACACTGCGAACTACGGTGAAAAAGCTGTGCAGCGCGCTTGTGCTGCAGCGGACCGTACAGGCCATGCTTTATTGCACACACTTTATCAACGCAACGTGCGCGCCAAGACACACTTCTTCGTTGAGTGGATGGCACTAGACATCATTCGTGATTCTGAAGGTGATGTGGTTGGTGTGACTGCTTTAGAAATGGAAACTGGAGAAGTTCATATTCTTCAGGCCAAGTGCGTGATGTTTGCAACGGGTGGTGCTGGCCGTATTTGGCAAGCTTCAACCAACGCTTTCATCAACACAGGTGATGGTATGGGTATGGCAGCACGCGCTGGTGTACCACTAGAAGACATGGAATTCTGGCAATTCCACCCAACCGGTGTTGCTGGTGCGGGTGTGTTGTTGACCGAAGGTTGTCGTGGTGAAGGTGCGATTCTTTTGAACAGCTCTGGTGAGCGATTCATGGAGCGTTATGCACCAACTCTTAAAGACCTAGCACCAAGAGACTTTATCTCTCGTTGTATGGACCAAGAGATCAAAGAAGGTCGTGGTTGTGGTCCAAACAAAGACTACATCGAACTCGACTTGACCCACTTGGGCGCCGACACGATTCACAAGCGTTTGCCATCTGTTTATGAGATCGGTATCAACTTCGCTAACGTGGACGTGACGAAGAATCCAATTCCAGTTGTGCCAACAATTCACTATCAGATGGGTGGTATTCCAACCAATATTCATGGCCAAGTAGTTGCGCCTAAGAATGGCAATCCAAACGAAGTGATCAATGGTTTTTATGCGATGGGCGAGTGCTCTTGCGTATCAGTGCACGGTGCCAACCGTTTAGGTACTAACTCATTGTTAGACTTGTTGGTGTTTGGTCGCGCTGCTGGTAATCACGTGGTTGAGACAGCATTGAAACAAAAAGAGTTCAAACCACTTCCAGCGGATGCTGCTGATAGTTCATTGTCACGTTTGGCGAAATTGGACAACTCAACATCTGGTGAGTACACACAAGATGTGGCCAATGACATTCGCAGTACGATGCAAAAACATTGCGGCGTATTCCGTACTCAAGAACTCATGGATGGCGGCGTTGCCAAAATGGGCACAATCACTGAGCGCGCGAAGAGCATTCACTTGAAAGACAAGTCAAAAGTGTTCAACACTGCTCGTATCGAAGCTCTTGAATTAGAGAATTTGGTTGAAGCTGCAAATGCCACAATGATTTCAGCTGCTGCTCGTAAAGAAAGTCGTGGCGCACATGCGCACGATGATCACCCTGAGCGTAATGACCAGCAATGGATGAAACACACACTCTGGTACAGCGAAGGCAACAAGCTTGATTACAAGCCTGTGAAGTTAACTCCGCTAACCGTTGAATCTATTCCACCAAAAGTTCGTACTTTCTAA